A window from Variovorax sp. PBL-E5 encodes these proteins:
- a CDS encoding MFS transporter, protein MLVIILGIAIAVLDGTIVNLALPGIAHELHADASHSIWVVNAYQIATLVMLLPLASLGDLMGYRRVYLVGMALFTLSSLGATLADSLGTLIAARAIQGLGAAGIMSVNAAMVRLIYPSSQLGRGMAINSMVVATASVAGPSVAASILSVASWPWLFAVNVPLGALVMVLGWRSLPVNRVAAAAGSRFSVTDVVLNMLMFSLIFVGADRLGVHSASAQGGGDALAWALLLAGVAVGFFYLRRQSRLALPLFPVDLLRIPVFALSMGTSVGAFCAQMLSFIALPFLLLETYGRSHFAAGLLITAWPLAIVVMAPIAGRLIGRYPDGLLGGVGLAMLATGLTLLAALPAHPSDLDIVWRMVLCGLGFGLFQSPNNHTIVSSPPPHRSGAASGMLGTARLTGQTLGAVMIACIFSLWHSADGKGPVVALGLAACCAAVAAVFSTLRTRAPAARHA, encoded by the coding sequence ATGCTGGTGATCATCCTGGGCATCGCGATCGCGGTGCTCGACGGCACCATCGTCAACCTCGCGTTGCCGGGCATCGCGCACGAGCTCCATGCGGACGCCTCGCATTCGATCTGGGTCGTCAACGCCTACCAGATCGCCACGCTGGTCATGCTGCTGCCGCTGGCCTCGCTCGGCGACCTGATGGGCTATCGGCGCGTGTACCTGGTGGGCATGGCGCTCTTCACGCTGTCGTCGCTCGGCGCCACGCTGGCGGATTCGCTCGGCACGCTGATCGCGGCGCGCGCGATCCAGGGCTTGGGCGCGGCCGGCATCATGAGCGTCAACGCGGCGATGGTGCGGCTGATCTACCCGTCCTCGCAGCTCGGGCGCGGCATGGCGATCAATTCGATGGTGGTGGCAACGGCCTCGGTGGCCGGGCCGTCGGTGGCGGCCTCGATCCTGTCGGTGGCCTCGTGGCCATGGCTGTTCGCGGTCAACGTGCCGTTGGGCGCGCTGGTGATGGTGCTGGGCTGGCGTTCGCTGCCCGTCAATCGCGTGGCCGCCGCGGCGGGCTCGCGTTTCTCGGTCACCGACGTGGTGCTCAACATGCTGATGTTCTCGCTGATCTTCGTCGGCGCCGACCGGCTGGGCGTGCACAGCGCGTCGGCCCAGGGCGGCGGCGATGCGCTGGCATGGGCACTGCTGCTCGCGGGCGTGGCGGTCGGCTTCTTCTACCTGCGGCGCCAGAGCCGGCTCGCATTGCCGCTGTTTCCGGTCGACCTGCTGCGCATCCCGGTGTTCGCGCTCTCGATGGGCACCTCGGTCGGCGCGTTCTGTGCGCAGATGCTGTCTTTCATCGCGTTGCCTTTCCTGCTGCTCGAGACCTACGGGCGTTCGCACTTCGCGGCCGGTCTGCTGATCACCGCATGGCCGCTGGCGATCGTCGTGATGGCGCCGATCGCGGGCCGCCTGATCGGGCGCTATCCCGACGGCCTGCTGGGCGGCGTCGGGCTGGCGATGCTGGCCACCGGCCTGACGCTGCTCGCGGCGCTGCCGGCGCATCCGAGCGACCTCGACATCGTCTGGCGCATGGTGTTGTGCGGCCTGGGCTTCGGCCTGTTCCAGTCGCCCAACAACCACACCATCGTGAGCTCGCCGCCGCCGCATCGCAGCGGTGCGGCGAGCGGCATGCTCGGCACCGCGCGACTCACGGGGCAGACGCTCGGCGCGGTGATGATCGCCTGCATCTTCAGCCTCTGGCATTCCGCCGACGGCAAGGGGCCGGTGGTGGCGCTCGGGCTGGCGGCCTGCTGTGCGGCCGTGGCCGCAGTGTTCAGCACGCTGCGTACGCGCGCGCCGGCCGCACGGCACGCCTGA
- a CDS encoding multidrug effflux MFS transporter → MTSSRFFRIALVLGLLSAVGPFAIDMYLPALPEIGSSLGAAIGPVQMSLTAFFLSLGVGQLLYGPVSDMVGRKPPLYFGLGLFALASVGCALATDIHMLIALRFVQGLGAAAGMAIPRAVVRDLHTGNDAARLMSLLMLVFSVSPILAPLVGSAVIAFTGWRGVFWAVTLAAGAGLLATGAFLKETRPVQERVESSLGSAVRAYGLLLRDGHYLGLVFIGAFAMAGFFTYLANSSFVMIDHYGLSPTLYSLAFGVNAAAFIGASQFNGALGERFGLVRLVKFSVGACGLVMLAMFGYFASGGDQLEVLIVLYFIASAFMGFVIPTTSVLALEQHGAIAGTASALLGTLQMLTGALVMAVVGLFTDGRPLPMVAGMTAGALISVLLVWLTLGGPRTAARRAAEASR, encoded by the coding sequence ATGACTTCCTCGCGTTTCTTCAGGATCGCGCTCGTGCTGGGCCTGTTGTCGGCCGTCGGGCCGTTCGCGATCGACATGTATCTGCCGGCGCTGCCGGAGATCGGCAGCAGCCTCGGTGCGGCGATCGGTCCGGTGCAGATGAGCCTGACGGCCTTCTTCCTCTCGCTCGGCGTGGGCCAGCTGCTCTACGGTCCGGTGTCGGACATGGTGGGGCGCAAGCCGCCGCTGTATTTCGGGCTCGGGCTGTTCGCGCTGGCCAGCGTCGGCTGCGCGCTGGCGACCGACATCCACATGCTGATCGCGCTGCGCTTCGTGCAGGGCCTGGGCGCAGCCGCCGGCATGGCGATCCCGCGCGCGGTGGTGCGCGACCTCCACACCGGCAACGACGCGGCGCGGCTGATGTCGCTGCTGATGCTGGTGTTCAGCGTCTCGCCGATCCTGGCGCCCCTGGTCGGCAGCGCGGTGATCGCCTTCACCGGATGGCGCGGCGTGTTCTGGGCGGTGACGCTGGCCGCAGGCGCGGGCCTGCTGGCGACCGGCGCCTTCCTGAAGGAGACACGGCCGGTGCAGGAGCGGGTCGAAAGCAGCCTCGGCAGCGCGGTCAGGGCCTACGGCCTGCTGCTGCGCGATGGGCACTACCTCGGGCTGGTGTTCATCGGCGCCTTCGCGATGGCCGGCTTCTTCACCTACCTGGCGAATTCGTCCTTCGTGATGATCGACCACTACGGCCTGTCGCCGACGCTCTACAGCCTGGCCTTCGGCGTCAACGCCGCGGCCTTCATCGGCGCCTCGCAGTTCAACGGCGCCTTGGGCGAGCGCTTCGGCCTGGTGCGGCTGGTCAAGTTCAGCGTCGGCGCCTGCGGCCTGGTGATGCTGGCGATGTTCGGCTATTTCGCCAGCGGTGGCGATCAGCTGGAGGTGCTGATCGTGCTGTACTTCATCGCCAGCGCGTTCATGGGCTTCGTCATTCCGACCACGTCGGTGCTGGCCCTGGAACAGCACGGCGCCATCGCAGGCACGGCGTCGGCGCTGCTCGGCACGCTGCAGATGCTGACGGGCGCGCTGGTGATGGCGGTGGTCGGCCTCTTCACCGATGGCCGCCCGCTGCCGATGGTGGCGGGCATGACGGCCGGTGCGCTGATCTCGGTGCTCCTGGTCTGGCTCACGCTGGGCGGTCCGCGAACGGCCGCACGCCGGGCCGCGGAGGCGAGCCGGTGA
- a CDS encoding LysR family transcriptional regulator yields the protein MPMHFDLVDLQLIVHIAETGSLTKGAQALHISVPAASTRIKNLEESFGVKLFYRTSQGVTLTPPGDALVHHARLLRGQVDHLRGDMLEYAKGVKGHLRVFANTTAMEFLPAVLRTYLRTHPDINIDLKEHLSHDVVKAVGEGQTDIGIVAGDVRTEKLHVIPFRTDRLVLVVPAGHALADSQGVYFEETLELQHIGLHEGAAIHGFLRRICEALNRPFPLRIQVGNFESACRMIEAATGVGVMPHAVAMRHAQRLDIRAVPLRDEWALRELKICVRSLASLPAFARDLMDLLAADAATARDGDAPALRR from the coding sequence ATGCCGATGCATTTTGATCTGGTCGACCTGCAGCTGATCGTCCACATTGCCGAAACCGGCAGCCTCACGAAGGGCGCCCAGGCCCTGCACATCTCCGTTCCAGCCGCCAGCACGCGGATCAAGAACCTGGAGGAGAGCTTCGGCGTCAAGCTGTTCTACCGCACGAGCCAGGGCGTGACGCTCACGCCGCCCGGCGATGCGCTGGTGCACCACGCCAGGCTGCTGCGCGGCCAGGTCGACCATCTGCGCGGCGACATGCTGGAGTATGCAAAGGGCGTGAAGGGGCACCTGCGGGTCTTCGCCAACACCACCGCCATGGAGTTCCTGCCGGCGGTGCTGCGCACCTACCTGCGCACCCATCCCGACATCAACATCGACCTCAAGGAACACCTGAGCCACGACGTGGTCAAGGCGGTGGGCGAAGGCCAGACCGACATCGGCATCGTCGCCGGCGACGTGCGCACGGAAAAGCTGCATGTGATCCCCTTTCGCACCGACCGGCTCGTGCTGGTCGTGCCGGCCGGCCATGCGCTGGCGGATTCGCAGGGCGTGTACTTCGAGGAGACGCTGGAGCTGCAGCACATCGGCCTGCACGAGGGCGCGGCCATCCACGGCTTCCTGCGGCGGATCTGCGAAGCGCTCAACCGCCCTTTTCCGCTGCGCATCCAGGTCGGCAACTTCGAATCGGCCTGCCGGATGATCGAGGCGGCCACCGGCGTCGGCGTGATGCCGCACGCGGTGGCGATGCGCCATGCGCAGCGGCTCGACATCCGCGCGGTGCCGCTGCGGGACGAATGGGCACTGCGCGAACTGAAGATCTGCGTGCGCAGCCTCGCCTCGCTGCCCGCCTTCGCGCGCGACCTGATGGACCTGCTGGCAGCCGACGCCGCGACCGCGCGCGACGGCGACGCGCCTGCGCTGCGGCGTTGA
- a CDS encoding serine hydrolase produces the protein MTIHDRAADGRLTPLPDLALPDPPPMGMGGRGLYATVGEYMKFIRMILNNGAGPDGRVLKPETVEAMSRDGLAAMGLSAGGWTTSIPSLSNSGEFFAGTPEGWAYTFMTNRERTPSGRPANSLMWAGLANCFYWIDRANGIGGYWATQILPFQDMASYPGFVEFETAICTHR, from the coding sequence GTGACCATTCACGACCGGGCCGCCGACGGCAGGCTCACGCCGCTGCCCGACCTGGCGCTGCCCGATCCGCCGCCGATGGGCATGGGCGGGCGTGGCCTCTACGCCACCGTGGGTGAGTACATGAAATTCATCCGCATGATCCTCAACAACGGCGCCGGCCCCGACGGCCGCGTGCTGAAGCCCGAGACCGTGGAGGCCATGAGCCGCGACGGCCTGGCGGCGATGGGTCTCTCGGCGGGCGGCTGGACGACCTCGATCCCCTCGCTCAGCAACAGCGGCGAGTTCTTCGCGGGCACGCCCGAGGGCTGGGCCTACACCTTCATGACCAACCGTGAACGTACGCCCTCGGGTCGGCCCGCGAACTCGCTGATGTGGGCGGGGCTGGCCAATTGCTTCTACTGGATCGATCGTGCGAACGGCATCGGCGGCTACTGGGCCACGCAGATCCTGCCCTTCCAGGACATGGCGTCCTACCCTGGCTTCGTGGAGTTCGAGACGGCGATTTGCACTCACCGTTGA
- a CDS encoding MmgE/PrpD family protein, giving the protein METLVTSSNPGESLAHFAATLRIDAIPQPVLRRAEDLMLDWFGSALAGRNARPVESIVRFIESMGPADGPSEVLTSRRRTSPLVAAIANAASSHFAEQDDVHNGSVFHPAAVVFPPALAVAQAVGASGAELLVAVVAGYEVGIRVGEFLGRSHYRTFHTTGTAGTFAAAAAVGSLLGLTPGQMLHALGSAGTQSAGLWEFLRDAADSKQLHTAHAAGAGLTAAYLARDGFTGARRILDGMQGVAAGMSSDADPARLVDGLGTRWCLAETSFKFHASCRHTHPAADALQQVMQRHSLAAGDVRRVTTLVHQGAIDVLGPVTDPQTVHQAKFSMGTVLGLVAVHGRADLDAFDAHYRDPAVIAFRDRVGMALDAEVDGAYPARWIGKVVVETREGGRLEGRVDEPKGDPGNTLSRDEIEQKALRLALYGKAASAEEMRQVTGRIWSIAHAASVQHFLAAHG; this is encoded by the coding sequence ATGGAGACTCTCGTGACCTCATCGAATCCCGGCGAAAGCCTGGCGCACTTCGCCGCGACCCTGCGCATCGACGCCATTCCGCAGCCGGTGCTGCGGCGCGCCGAGGACCTGATGCTCGACTGGTTCGGCTCCGCGCTCGCCGGCAGGAATGCGCGGCCGGTCGAATCCATCGTGCGCTTCATCGAGAGCATGGGGCCAGCCGATGGACCCAGCGAGGTGCTGACCAGCCGCAGGCGCACGAGCCCGCTGGTCGCCGCGATCGCCAACGCGGCGTCTTCGCACTTCGCGGAGCAGGACGACGTGCACAACGGCTCGGTGTTCCATCCCGCGGCGGTGGTGTTCCCGCCGGCGCTGGCGGTGGCGCAGGCCGTCGGTGCCAGCGGTGCCGAACTGCTGGTGGCCGTGGTCGCCGGCTACGAGGTGGGCATCCGCGTCGGCGAATTCCTCGGGCGCTCGCACTACCGCACCTTCCACACCACGGGCACTGCCGGCACCTTCGCGGCCGCGGCGGCCGTCGGCTCGCTGCTCGGACTGACACCCGGGCAGATGCTGCACGCCCTCGGCTCCGCGGGCACCCAGTCGGCGGGTCTCTGGGAGTTCCTGCGCGACGCGGCCGATTCCAAGCAGCTGCATACCGCGCACGCGGCGGGCGCAGGCCTCACGGCGGCCTACCTGGCGCGCGATGGCTTCACCGGCGCGCGGCGCATCCTCGACGGCATGCAGGGCGTTGCCGCGGGCATGTCGAGCGATGCCGATCCGGCCCGACTGGTCGACGGCCTCGGCACGCGCTGGTGCCTTGCCGAGACCTCGTTCAAGTTCCATGCCTCGTGCCGGCACACGCATCCGGCCGCCGACGCGCTGCAGCAGGTGATGCAGCGGCATTCGCTCGCCGCCGGCGACGTGCGGCGCGTGACCACGCTCGTGCACCAGGGCGCCATCGACGTGCTCGGCCCGGTGACGGATCCGCAGACGGTGCACCAGGCGAAGTTCTCGATGGGCACGGTGCTCGGCCTGGTGGCCGTGCACGGACGGGCGGATCTGGATGCGTTCGATGCGCACTACCGCGATCCGGCGGTGATCGCCTTTCGCGACCGGGTCGGCATGGCGCTGGACGCGGAGGTGGACGGCGCCTATCCCGCGCGCTGGATCGGCAAGGTGGTGGTCGAGACCCGCGAAGGCGGCCGCCTCGAAGGCCGCGTCGACGAGCCGAAGGGCGATCCGGGCAACACGCTGTCGCGCGACGAGATCGAACAGAAGGCGCTGCGGCTCGCGCTCTACGGCAAGGCCGCGAGCGCCGAGGAAATGCGGCAGGTGACCGGGCGCATCTGGTCGATCGCGCATGCGGCGTCGGTGCAGCACTTTCTGGCAGCGCACGGATGA
- a CDS encoding CaiB/BaiF CoA transferase family protein gives MKALEGITVVALEHAIAAPFCTRQLADLGARVIKVERPGVGDFARAYDQRVRGLASHFVWTNRSKESLALDLKHARAPEVLARLLAKADVLVQNLAPGAAARMGLSFEALHEKYPRLIVCDISGYGDDGPYRDKKAYDLLIQSESGFVSTTGSADEPAKAGCSIADIAAGMYAYSNVLAALIERGRTGVGKHIDVSMLESMVEWMGYPMYYAFEGAAPPPRAGAAHATIYPYGPFPTGDGKTVMLGLQNEREWQAFCDRVLCRPELAADERFSSNARRTAAREALRAIIVDAFSGMTAAEVVARLDEASIANANVNQMADVWAHPQLQARGRWVEVRTPAGAVPALLPPGMRDADQVRMDAVPALGQHSEALLMELGYTGSDIEGLRAHKAI, from the coding sequence ATGAAGGCACTTGAAGGCATCACCGTCGTCGCGCTCGAACACGCGATCGCCGCGCCGTTCTGCACGCGGCAGCTGGCCGACCTGGGCGCGCGGGTCATCAAGGTCGAGCGGCCCGGGGTCGGCGACTTCGCGCGCGCCTATGACCAGCGCGTGCGCGGCCTGGCCTCGCACTTTGTGTGGACCAACCGCTCCAAGGAAAGTCTCGCGCTCGATCTCAAGCACGCGCGGGCGCCGGAAGTTCTAGCTCGCCTGCTGGCGAAGGCGGACGTGCTGGTGCAGAACCTCGCGCCGGGCGCCGCGGCGCGCATGGGCTTGTCCTTCGAGGCGCTGCACGAAAAATACCCGCGCCTGATCGTCTGCGACATCTCGGGCTACGGCGACGACGGCCCGTACCGCGACAAGAAGGCCTACGACCTGCTGATCCAGAGCGAATCCGGTTTCGTCTCGACCACCGGATCGGCCGACGAGCCGGCCAAGGCCGGCTGTTCGATCGCGGACATCGCAGCCGGCATGTACGCCTATTCGAACGTGCTGGCGGCCTTGATCGAGCGCGGCCGCACCGGCGTCGGCAAGCACATCGACGTGTCGATGCTCGAGAGCATGGTCGAGTGGATGGGCTACCCGATGTACTACGCCTTCGAGGGCGCCGCGCCGCCGCCGCGCGCGGGCGCGGCGCACGCCACCATCTATCCCTATGGACCGTTCCCTACCGGCGACGGCAAGACGGTCATGCTGGGCCTGCAGAACGAGCGCGAGTGGCAGGCCTTCTGCGACCGGGTGCTGTGCCGGCCCGAACTCGCCGCGGACGAACGCTTCTCGTCCAACGCAAGGCGCACCGCGGCGCGCGAGGCGCTGCGCGCGATCATCGTCGACGCCTTCTCCGGCATGACGGCCGCAGAGGTCGTGGCGCGGCTGGACGAAGCTTCGATCGCCAATGCGAACGTCAACCAGATGGCCGACGTGTGGGCGCATCCGCAGCTGCAGGCGCGCGGGCGCTGGGTCGAGGTGCGGACGCCGGCAGGCGCCGTGCCGGCGCTGCTTCCGCCCGGCATGCGCGACGCGGACCAGGTGCGCATGGACGCCGTGCCGGCGCTGGGCCAGCACAGCGAGGCCCTGCTGATGGAGCTCGGCTACACGGGCAGCGACATCGAAGGCCTGCGTGCCCACAAGGCGATCTGA
- a CDS encoding acyl-CoA dehydrogenase family protein: protein MPSHAPDRHAEIRDAVRALCAQFPDEYHRKVDAERAYPEAFVDALTRAGWLAALIPQAYGGSGLGLTEASVIMEEINRSGGNSGACHGQMYNMGTLLRHGSEAQKQQYLPKIASGALRLQSMGVTEPSTGTDTTKIKTTAVKKGDRYVVNGQKVWISRIQHSDLMILLARTTPLAEVKKKSEGMSIFLVDLHQAIGNGLTVRPIANMVNHETNELFFENLEIPAENLIGEEGQGFKYILDGLNAERTLIAAECIGDGYWFIDRVTKYVNERIVFGRPIGQNQGVQFPIAEAYIEVEAANLMRWKACELFDAHQPCGAEANMAKYLAAKASWEAANACLQFHGGFGFAHEYDIERKFRETRLYQVAPISTNLILAYVGEHILGMPRSFG from the coding sequence ATGCCCTCCCACGCTCCCGACCGCCACGCCGAAATCCGCGATGCGGTGCGCGCCCTGTGCGCCCAATTCCCCGACGAATACCACCGCAAGGTCGATGCCGAGCGGGCCTATCCCGAAGCCTTCGTCGATGCGCTCACCCGGGCGGGCTGGCTGGCGGCGCTGATCCCGCAGGCCTACGGCGGCTCGGGCCTGGGCCTGACCGAGGCCTCGGTGATCATGGAAGAGATCAACCGCAGCGGCGGCAACTCCGGCGCCTGCCACGGGCAGATGTACAACATGGGCACGCTGCTGCGCCACGGCTCGGAAGCGCAGAAGCAGCAGTACCTGCCGAAGATCGCGAGCGGCGCGCTGCGCCTGCAATCGATGGGCGTGACCGAGCCGAGCACCGGCACCGACACCACGAAGATCAAGACCACCGCCGTGAAGAAGGGCGACCGCTACGTGGTCAACGGCCAGAAGGTCTGGATCTCGCGCATCCAGCATTCCGACCTGATGATCCTGCTGGCGCGCACCACGCCGCTGGCCGAGGTGAAGAAGAAGTCCGAGGGCATGTCGATCTTCCTGGTCGACCTGCACCAGGCGATCGGCAACGGCCTGACGGTGCGCCCGATCGCCAACATGGTCAACCACGAGACCAACGAGCTGTTCTTCGAGAACCTCGAGATCCCGGCCGAGAACCTGATCGGCGAGGAAGGGCAGGGCTTCAAGTACATCCTCGACGGCCTCAATGCCGAGCGCACGCTGATCGCGGCGGAATGCATCGGCGACGGCTACTGGTTCATCGACCGCGTGACCAAGTATGTCAACGAGCGCATCGTCTTCGGCCGGCCGATCGGCCAGAACCAGGGGGTGCAGTTTCCGATCGCCGAGGCCTACATCGAGGTCGAGGCGGCCAACCTGATGCGCTGGAAGGCCTGCGAACTCTTCGATGCGCACCAGCCCTGCGGCGCCGAGGCCAACATGGCGAAGTACCTGGCGGCCAAGGCTTCGTGGGAGGCCGCCAACGCCTGCCTGCAATTCCACGGCGGCTTCGGCTTCGCGCACGAATACGACATCGAGCGCAAGTTCCGCGAGACGCGGCTCTACCAGGTGGCGCCGATCTCGACCAACCTGATCCTTGCCTACGTTGGCGAACACATCCTCGGCATGCCCAGGAGTTTTGGATGA
- a CDS encoding FAS1-like dehydratase domain-containing protein → MPSSRAESAPLTDAWKDWVGRTEQRTDMASAAPAAALAATLDREDPGLLPGSALPPLRHWLHFTPRARQSEIGQDGHEKRGGFLPPVPLPRRMWAGGSLQFDHPLRVDDEITRASRIVSIEGRQGRSGELVFVKLLHRIASAEGTAVTEEQDIVYRGMPVPGAPEPAPLAAPADEAFSREIRPDPVMLFRYSALTFNGHRIHYDRDYVMRVEGYPGLVVHGPLIATLLLDLVDRERPDARVHRFKFKAVRPLFDIHPFTVCGRSDGEGRLALWARDHQGYLAMQAEAELL, encoded by the coding sequence ATGCCATCCTCCCGCGCCGAATCGGCGCCATTGACCGACGCCTGGAAGGACTGGGTAGGCCGCACCGAACAGCGTACCGACATGGCCAGCGCCGCACCGGCTGCGGCGCTGGCAGCGACACTCGACCGCGAAGACCCGGGACTGCTGCCGGGCAGCGCGTTGCCGCCGCTGCGCCACTGGCTCCACTTCACGCCCCGGGCGCGGCAGAGCGAGATCGGCCAGGACGGACACGAGAAGCGCGGCGGCTTCCTGCCGCCGGTGCCGTTGCCGCGCCGCATGTGGGCGGGCGGCAGCCTGCAGTTCGACCATCCGCTGCGGGTCGACGACGAGATCACGCGCGCGTCGCGCATCGTCTCGATCGAGGGCCGCCAGGGGCGCTCGGGCGAGCTGGTCTTCGTCAAGCTGCTGCATCGCATCGCCAGCGCCGAAGGCACGGCGGTGACGGAAGAGCAGGACATCGTCTACCGCGGCATGCCGGTGCCCGGCGCGCCCGAACCCGCGCCCCTTGCGGCGCCCGCCGACGAGGCCTTCTCGCGCGAGATCCGGCCCGACCCGGTGATGCTGTTCCGCTATTCCGCGCTGACCTTCAATGGCCACCGCATCCACTACGACCGCGACTACGTGATGCGCGTCGAGGGCTATCCGGGCCTGGTCGTCCATGGCCCGCTGATCGCCACGCTGCTGCTCGACCTGGTCGACCGCGAGCGGCCGGATGCGCGCGTGCACCGCTTCAAGTTCAAGGCGGTGCGGCCGCTGTTCGACATCCATCCCTTCACCGTCTGCGGACGCTCCGACGGCGAAGGCCGTCTGGCACTGTGGGCGCGCGACCACCAGGGTTACCTCGCCATGCAGGCCGAGGCCGAACTCCTCTGA